AGCGCCGGGGTGTGCGGCTGGCTGGCCGCCATCCGGGGAAGGTGGCGGGCGATGTTGGCGGAGTCGGCTGGCGGAGGCGGTGGCGTCGGCACGGTTGCGAGCCAGCTAAGGTGGGTCGGTGTCGGGCGTAAAGCTCGGGTGGTGGTGCCGAGGCTGGAAGCCTCGGCCACGGGGGGGCGGACGGGTGGCCGAGAGGCAGGGGGCCGAGGGGCAAAGCGAGAGCGGCCGAGACGGCCGCTGCTACAACCGGGCGTCAGGCGTTGGCGCCTTGGGCGAAGGCGGGGAGGTCGCGGATGAGGCCGGCTTGCCAGGGGAGGAGAAGCTCATCGAGTTGCTCGGGGCTGCGCGCGATTTGGGCGAGTTGGGAGCGGTTGGCGATGAGGGTGGGCTCGAGGTTGAGCTTGGTGGCGATCTGGTCGCGGCCGGCTTTGAGACGATCTTGGAAGGCGAGTTCGTTGGGGGTGAGCGGGCGGTGGTCGCGGTTGCGTTGGCGGCGCGGCAGGCTGGCGGGGTCGGTTTCCAGACCCTGGTGCACGGCGGCGGTGAGCGACTTGATGAGGCGGCTGTGGCGGCGGCCGAGGTTGATGGAGGCGAGGATGGTGGCCTCGCTGTCACCGTTTTCGGCGTGCTGGGCCATGGTGAGCAGCAGCTTGTTGTTGCAGACCTTGAAGGGGGGCGTGTCGAGGCGTTCGGCGGTGGCTTCGCGCCAGTGCCAGACGGAGTGGAGGACCCCGAGGCCACGGCCGCGGAGTTTCTCGGATTTGCCGATGCGCCAGGCGTTTTCGTCGCCGGAGGGGAAGCCGGTCTGGGCGGCTTCGATCTGGCGGCGGCATTGTTGCTCGAGCCAGTCGACGCGATCGAGTTTGCGCAGCTCCTTGGTGAGGAGGTTGCGGAGCTCCGGGAGGTGCCAGACGTCGAGGGAGGCGTAGTCGAGGAGCTTTTGGGTGAGCGGGCGTTTGGACCAGTTGGCCTTCTGGGACTCCTTGGACATGATGAGGCCGAAGTAGTCTTCCATGAGGGCGGCGAGGCCGACGCGCTGGCGGTTGAGGAGCTGGGCGGCGAGCATGGTGTCGAACATGCTCTTGCACTCGAAGCGGTTGAGGTCGTGCAGCAGGCGCAGGTCGTAGTCGCTGCCGTGCATGATGAGATGCTTGGTAGCGAGCTTCTCGTAAAGGGGGGCGAAGTTGAGCGGCGCAAGGGCGTCGACGAGGTAGACCTTGCCGTCGACCAGGAACTGCAGGAGGCAGATCTTGGTGCGGTAGCAGTTCATGTTGTCGGCCTCGGTATCGAGGGCGACTTCGTCCACGCGATCGATGGCGTCGAGCAGGGGGGCGAGTTGACCGGGTTGGTCGAGGAGTTGGTAGGCCGGTGCCGTGGGCTTCATTTTAACGCCGAAAAATTGGCGGGCGGGTCGTGGGAGGAAACGTTTGATCATGCGCGGACGTCCTCGCCGGCCCAAGCGGAGAGGAAGGCGTCGACGAGTTGGGGCAGGTCGGCGCTGTAGCCGCCCTCAAGCACGGCGGCGGCGGGAAGTCCGCTGGTGCGCAGCCAGGAGCCGAGGGTGGCGAAATCTGTGGTTTGCAAAGTCATGTTGGTGATCGGGTCGCCCTGATAGGCGTCGAAGCCGGCAGAGACGAGCACAAGGTCCGGGTCGAAGGCAATCACGGCGTCAAGAGAGTGGCGCAAGGCGTCGAGGTGGGCGGCCCGGGGCGCCAAAGGAGGTATCGGCCAATTGTGGCAGTTGCTGAAGCTGGTGAGGCCGGTTCCCGGATAGCAGGGGGATTGGTGGACGGAGGTGAAGAGGAAGCCGGGTTGGTCGGCGAGCAGGGCTTCGGTGCCGTTGCCGTGGTGGGCGTCGAAGTCCCAGACGGCGACGCGGGTGGCGCCGAGGTGGAGCTGGGCGTGGCGGGCAGCGATGGCGATCTGGTTGAGGTAGCAGAACCCCATGGGTTGGTCGGCGGTGGCGTGGTGACCGGGCGGGCGATTGAGGGCGATGACGGGTCCGCGGCCGGCGAGCGCGGCTTCGGCGGCGGCGATGGCGGCCCCGGTGGCGCGGTAGGCGTGGGTGGCGATGTCGGGGAAAAATGGGGTGTCGGCGTCGAAGTCCTCTGGGACGAGCAGGCGTTCGAGGTGGGCCGGGGTATGGCAGAGGGCGGCGTCGGTCGCGGTGGCGAGGGGCGGCTCCTGCCAGATCCAGTCGGGGTGGGCGGCGCGCAGGTGGGGCACGGTGCGGGCGAGGCGGGCGGGTTGCTCGGGGCGCGAAGCGTTGCCGTAGGCGGTGCAGTGCGGGGTATGGAGGAGGAGCATGGGGGGAGCGGCGGCCGTGGGGAGAAAGATAAAGAGAAAGAAGAAAGAGAAAGATTGGGCAATGCGGGGGCGGACGGCTTTTTTGGGTGGGATGAAGGTTGTGGTGTTATGTTCCGGCGGAATGGATTCGGTGGCGGCGCTGTATTGGGCACGGGAGCAGCATGAAGTGGTGGCAGTGCTGAGTTTTGACTACGGGGCGAAGCACAATGCCCGGGAGATCCCGTTCGCGGCGGGGCATGCGGCGGCGTTGGGTGTGCGGCATGAGGTGGTGGAGTTGCCGTTTGTGGACCGGTTGTTTGATTCGGCGTTGCTGAAGTCGGGCGGGGAAATCCCGGACGGCCATTACGAAGACGCCAACATGAAGCAGACGGTGGTGCCGTTTCGGAATGCGATCATGTTGAGCATTGCAGCCGGGGTGGCGGAGAGTGCCGGGGCGACCGGCGTGGTGATCGCGGCGCATGGTGGTGATCACGCGATTTATCCGGATTGCCGGGAGCCGTTTATGCAGGCGATGGGGGACGCCATGCGGCTGGGGACCTATGTAGAAGTAGCGCTTTTGCGGCCGTTCATCGCGATGGACAAGGGCCGGATCGCGGCGGAGGGCGCGCGGCTGGGGGTGGACTTCGGGCGGACCTGGTCGTGCTACAAAGGAGGGGCGCAACACTGCGGAACCTGTGGCACTTGCGTGGAACGGCGCGAAGCGTTTGCAGTAGCGGGGCTAATCGATCCGACCGCTTATAAGGCCTAGTAGACCCATCGGTGAGTCATCTCTTTTTGAAAGCATGGGTTGGACGGGAGGCGTGCAATGTCTCTAGCGTCCTCGGCAAGCATGACATCGACCAAACGTCCGCCATCGCCTGAGGAACTACGTCAAGCTATCGCCCTGCGACTGGGGCTACTGGGTTGCCCGACGGGCCCCAGTGGTGGGTCGCAGGCGTTGACTGAGCTTGCTGACCCCATTTTCTCCCGCCACCGGGAGATGACGCGCCAGATGGTGGAGCGTTATGCGCCGGTGGATGGACGCATCCAGCACTTCATCAACCAGTATCTGGCGGAGCTAGGCGATCCCCCTTCCCTGCCCCTGCGCACGCTGGTCCTCGACCAGCCGGGCCTGGCGCGCGAGCTGTCGCTGCCGGATCGCGGTGACGCGACGGAGTCGCCGTTGCTCTCGAGCTTCCGTCTGCGCAACGGCGTGTTGCACAACCCGGCCAGCGATCGACGCACAACCAAGGGTGTGTTTCACATCGCCGAGGGCGGACTGCCGGTGCCGGAAGACAAGAAGGCGACGCCGAAGCAGGCTTTTGCCAAACTGCTCGAGATGGCTTTCAAGGCCCCCGCCGATATTATGCGGGTGCCCTACTCGGCCGATTGGGAGACGCCGGCCTCGGCCTGGGTGTCGCTCATGCTGCGCCCGCTGGTGGTGCCGGAGGTGAAGGGCTTCACCCGCGCCAAGCGCATGGAGACGCGTTTCTTCGTGCCGGGTTCGTTGGTGGCCAATCTGGACTTTGTGGAGTCGATCTTCGGCAACGGTGGCGACCCCTACCTGCCGGAGAACGATGCCGCGCTCGATATCGACGGTTGGACCGGCCACACCGGCTGCGTGATCCTCGCTCCGCATCTCGTGAGCGTGCCGAAGATCCTGCTCGGTCTCCCCCACTACGACCTCGCCACCCCGCGCCAACGCCGCGACGGCATGTGCTGGAAGGACGAGAGCGAACTCTACAACGACGGCTCGGCCTTCAAGCTGTGCGCCCGCGACGCCCGCGGTGTGGTGGTGACGCTCATCGCCGACAACTACTTCGGCTACTGCAAGAAGGAGGTGAAGACCCAGATCGGTTACGCCGCCAATCTCTACGGTGTCGCCGAAGAGGAGCACGCCGGTGGTGCGTTGGTTTACCCGTCCTACGACCTGGGTGAGGAATTCGCCGGCAGCGTGCACGTGAAGTCGCGCGGTCACTCCTTTGCCGAGGTGGTCGAGAAATACAGCGACCTCATCGACGTGAAGCCCGAGGGCTACGCGGTCGATAAGGAGTATCCGTCAATCTACTACGTGCCGGAAGACGTGCGTTTCGACCTGCCCACCCAGACGGTGGTGTGGACGGGCGATGACGGCGAGACCCGCACTCTGCCCCTGCGCGCCGGCATCACTTACGTGCGTCCGTCGGGCTACAAGGTGGAGCTGGAGCAGCCCCCGGGTCAGACGACCTGGAACCTCGTCGGCACGGTCGCCGAGGGCACGCTGTGCCACAAGCCCTGCACGGTTTCGGGCGGCGGCAAATCGGAAATCTCCAAGGCGATCTCCGACGCCATTCTGCCCGGCACGGTGTTTGTCGCCGACTTCGAGCGCGACATGAAGCGCGTGCAGGAGCTGCTCGATCATCCGTATCACGAGCGCTTCGCCGATCCCGCCCGCCGCGGCAAGGATCACCGCCCGATCCTGAGCCCCGAGCGTTCGCTCGGCTCGGTGATCAAACTGCTCACCCCGTCGAACGACTTCTCCGAAGAGTTCAACGACTGGCTGAAGGTCATCCCGCAATACCTGAAGGAAATCGTCTTCGTGGTGAAGCGCTACTACCAGGCCGACTGGGGCGATGACTGGCGCAGCCACTTCTCGGTGGACATCATCAATGGCACGCCGGGCAACGAGCTGAAGTGCGACAACCGCAAGCTGAGCGCGAGCTACCTGCGCGTCGGTTTCCGCGACGACGGTTCGTGGCGTGTCTTCGGTCTGCGCGAGGACTTCCATCCCGCCGCCAAGGTGCAGATGGAAGACGACATCACGGCCTCCGTGGTGGTGCCGGCCGATCAGTTGCCGGACCGCGCCGCCGGCAGCACCCGTCTCTCGGAAAAGTTTGTCGAGAACTGCGAGACCCGTCTCTTCCAGCGCCCCGACGACGCGATCCATCGCGGTTACGACAAGCAGGCCGAGCGCGACCTCGCCGGCCCGGGCAACTTCATCTCCAACTTCGAACCGCTGACGCGCGAAGACGCCAAGGAGCTGGTGGCCGATGCCGTCAACTTCGACAAGTGGACCGCTCCGGTGAAGAAGTTGATCAAGGAAGCCGCCACGGCTCCCGACGGTGCCTCCTACTTCGTTTCGCCGGCGCATCCGCGCATCGTGGACGGCAAGCCGACCAAGAACCCGCGCTACCTGCAGATGCGCCCCGACCTCGTCGATCCGAAGTCGGCGCACCTGGCGAAGATGGCCACGCGCCTGCATCGCCGCGTCGCCGCCGACGCCGCGGTTTACACGCCGGTCGATGCGGTGGTCCCGGGCCGTCGCAACAACCCGCCGGATGTGAAGGCGGGCATTCGCGCGCTGGCGGTGTTTAACCCGATTCACTACTTCGAACTGCCGGAGCTGTTCCTCGAGTTCATCAGCTCGATGACCGGCAAGTCCCCGTCGACCACCGGTGCCGGTTCGGAAGGCGCGCTGACGAAGGGTCCGTTCAACTGCCTGCCGGCGATCTACGATCTCAATGCCGCGCTGGTTTCGCTGCTGCTCACCGGTCACCCGGTGTTTGTGTCGGCGGCCGGTTACGTGGGTCCGAAGATGCGCGTCGATCACGACGTGAGTCTGCTCATCCCGGAAGTGTGGTGCCGCATGACGCCCGAGGAGCGCGATCCGCAGTTCCTCATCGATCACCTCTACCTCGAGAAGTGCGAAGACATGGAGCACAACGGCGAGAAGGTGCTCTCGAGCCGCCTCGGCTACCGCATCACGGCGAAGTTTGCCCGCACCTTCTTCGGTCGCGTGTTCAACCATCCGCACGTGGTCTTCACCGACGACATGCTGAGGCCCGAGCTGCAGGACATGGATCTCTTTGCCGACGGCATGGAGAACATCTGCGTGACCCACGAGCGCGTGGCCCAGGCCTACTTCGACGACGGCACGATCGCCGATGCCTGCCCGCCGCTGGAAGCGCTGTTGCACATCATGGCCAAGGGCAACTGGAACGGCCATGGACTCGACGCGCCGGAAGTGCGTTCGATGTTCAGCCGCGAAGCGCTGGTGGAGACCGACTGGTATAAGGCCCGTCTCGCGTCCAAGCAGAAGTGGGATGTCGGTCTCTGGGAGCGTCACATCGAGTCGCTCCGACTGGTGATCGACAATCCGCGCAGCGAAGACGTGGCGGAGCGCATGGGCCTCACCGCCAAGTTGTGCGAAGCCGAGGCCGAGTTGGCCCGCGTGAGCAGCGACGATTACCTCGCCTCGCTGGTCGGCACGCTGGGTCGCCAGCCGGTCTGAGCCGCAGCGCGGTCAGCGCGCGCGTAGTTTTGGTTCTGATACAGGGTCCGACGACGTTCAGTCGTCGGACTCTTTCTTTTTGCGGGACTGGTCGACGAAGATGCGGATCTCGGCGTCGCGGCGGCCGAGCACCTCGGTGGCGCGCTTGAGGGCGTCGCGGGTGGAGAGGGTCGGGTTGGTGGGCACCTCGCGGAAGAAGTTCTCCTCGCCGAGGCGCGCGATGAAACCGGAGTTGCGCAGCACGCGGGTGACCTCGCGGCCAGCACCGGAGACGATGAGCTGGCGTTTGGATTTTTTGAGGAAGTCGTGCAGTTCCTCGATGGCGATGGCGGCGGAGGCGTCGAGGTTGCGGGCGTTTTTGAGGCGCAGGATGATGACCTTGAGGGACGGGTCGCGGATGACTTCGCGGATCTGTTGGGAGAAGATCTCGGTGGAACCAAAGAAGAGGTCGCCCTCGGCGTGCAGGATGGAGATGCCGGGCACGTTGCGGCGATCGGGCGTGGGCAGCTCGGCGAGTTGGCCGTCCTGGTTGAAGTTGTATTCGGAGAGCTCGGGTTGGCCGGCCTTTTTGAGGAAGAGCATGATCGACGTGAAGGCGCCGAGGTAGATGGCGGCGTCGATGGTGAGCAGCAGGGCCGAGCTGAAGGTGACGATGAAGACGACGGTGTCGGAGTGGGTGGTGCGCAGCGCCAGCAGGAGGTTGCGGCGGTTGATGAGCGAGCAGGCGATGCCCATGACGAGCACGGCGAGGGCGGCCTTGGGGATGAAGTGAATGAGCGGCCCGATGCTGAAGAGCATCACGGCCACGATGATGCCGCCGTAGACATTGGCCAAGGGGGAGCGGGCGCCGGAGGTGTCGGAGAGCACGGAGCGCGTGAGTGAGCCGGAGGCGTTCATGCCGCCGCAGAGGCCGCTGGTGATGTTGGCCATGCCCATGGCATACATCTCCTGGTTGACGACGAAGCGATGGCCGGCGCGGGAGGCGAGGGTCTTGCCGATGGAGGAGCCCTCGAGGATGGAGACAAAGGCGAGCGCGAGCGCGGGGGCGGCGAGGTCACCGATGAGCTGGTAGTCGAAGGTGCCGGGGAAAAAGCGCAGGTTGCCGAGGTCGAAGGTCTGCAGGTAGGCGATGTCCCAACCGACATAGCGGAACCCGATGCCCATCACGGCGGTGAGCAGGAGGGTGCCGGCGATGTTGGGCAGGAAGCGCACCCAGCGCATGAGGCCGAGGTTGATGGCGAGGGTGCCGGCGGCCATGGCGAGCTCGGGCCAGTGGGTCTGCGGGAGCTGGCGCACGGTGGCGGCGATGATGCCGACAAAGGTCGAGGCGCCGGCGGTGCGCACGCCGAGGATGTTTTGGATCTGGTTGACGAAAATGAGCGCGGCGGCGGCGGTGATGTAACCGGTGATGACCGAGCGCGAGATGTAGTTGATCAGCAATGACGCGCGGGCGATCGCGCCGAGCACGAGGAAGACGCCCACCAGCACGACGAAGAGCGGCACGGCGAGGGCGCGGGTTTCTTCGGGCAGGCCGGTGGAGGCGACGCCGGTGAGCAGCAGGATGGCGGTGGCGTTGGTGGGCCCGAGGCAGATGAAGCGGGTGCCGCTGAAGAAGGGGCCGACGATGGCGGCGACGGCGCAGCTCACCAGACCCATGAGGGCGGGCACGCCGGCGATGAGCGAGAAGGCGATGCTCTGGGGGAAGCCGAGGATGGCGACGTTGAAGCCGGCCTTGGCGTCGGCGATGAGGGTCGAACGTTGCGGGCGGCGGAAGAGGCGGCGGCCGGGGAACCAATCGATCTGCACGGCGCGCACGGTGGAGCGACCCCAGTAGCGCAGGATGCGACCCCAGTGGCGGCGATGGGGGCGGATCGGATCGGGAGAGGGTGCGATGTCAGCGGTTGGTTTCGCCTGCGGGGATGCGGCGGCGTCGCTGGAATCCGGACTGGGTGTCGGGTCGCTCACGGGAATGCGGGAGACGCTGAGGTCAAAGGGGGCGATGCGTCAACCGGCAGGCGCGGGCGGAGCGGTTCGGAATTGTGGCAACCCGTTGAGTTCCGTTGGCTGCTGAATATGGAAAAACGGTTGCGATGGATGACTGGGCTGAGTGTGGGAGTCGGACTGTGGTGTGCGTTGGGCGCCCAAGAGGAAGCGGGGGCGGTCGACGGGAAGTGGGAGGTGACCAAGGAGGAGGCGGCGTGGAAGCCGGATGGGTTGTTTGATTTGGGCAACCTGGAGCAGCCGCCGGTGCCGACGTTTCAGGCGAGGCCCGTTTACCCGATGGAACTACGCGTAGCAGGGATCACGGGGAACGCGATTGTCGGTTTTATCGTGGACTCGCATGGCAAGGTGCGGTCGGCCTACGCGATACGGGCGACGCACCCGGAGTTTGGTGAGGCCGGGGTGGCGGCCGTGTCGCAGTGGAAATTTGAGCCGGGCCGGGTGGGCGGTCGGGTGGTGAACACGCGTATGCAGGTGCCGCTCTATTTTAACATCGTGCCGGATGCTCCCGCGCCGGCGGCAAAGGCACCAGGGATGGAGGAGGAGGAGTGGAAGCCGGATGGGTTGTTTGATTTGAGCGACCTGGAGCAGCAGCCGGTGCCGACGTCCCAGGCGAGTCCCGTTTATCCTCTGGAACTGCGCGAAGCAGGGATCATGGGAAATGCGATCGTGGGTTTTATCGTGGATAAACAGGGCAAGGTGCGGTCGCCCTACGCGGTGCGGGCGACGCACCCGGAGTTTGGCGAGGCGGCGGTGGTGGCCGTGGCGCAGTGGAAATTTGAGCCCGGCCAGAAGGACGGTCAGGTGGTCAACACGCGCATGCAGGTGCCGGTGATTTTTAACCTCCTGCCAGATGATCCCGGTGCCGCTGCGCGCGCCGAGGCGCGGAAGAAGCTGGCGATAGCGTTACCCAAGGTGAAGGACTCGGTCGATGCGGTGGGAGCATCCCATGTCCCGCCGCCCGAGCTCCAAGTGAAGCAAGCGCCGTGGGACGTCGCGCCGCAGCCGCTCAAGCAACGCAAGCCGGAGTATCCCTACGCGATGCGGCGGATCGGCGACGATGGCACGGTCGTGCTGCGCCTCTTGGTGCGGAAGACGGGAGTCGTGGATCAGGTGCACGTGTTGCGCTCGACCAATCCGGGTTTGGATGAAGCGGCGGTGGATGCGGCGCTGGATTGGGTCTTTTCGCCGGCGATCAAAAACGGGTTGCCGATCGATGCGGAGTTGCAGGTGCCGATCATGTTCCGGATCGACGGAAAGAAGGCGCGCGACCGTTGGACGATTTCGAAAAACCTAGGGCCCTGGCCGGAATCGGTGCCGGAGGTCTTTCGCTGGGACACGGCGCCGGAGTTGGTGAGTTATGCCGCGCCGGTGTATCCGCGGGCGGCGCTGATGGACGGCCGCAAGGGCAAGGTGCGGGTGAAGTTTGCGATCGATGAACAGGGGCGCGTGCTCACCGCGCTGCCGGCGGAGGACGGGGATCCGGACCTGATGCAGGCGGCGATCGCGGCAGTGGAGACGTTTCGGTTTAAACCGGCGCGGCGGGAGTGGAAGCCGTGCGGCGCGATCCTGAACATGGAGTTTAACTTCACGACGAACTCGCGATCCGATGCGCCGGTTTCGCGCGACACCATACGGGTGCTCAAGCAGTTGAAGCGAGGTAAGGACCGATTCGCGGACCTGACGGAATTGGATGGTTTGCCTGAGCCGTTGTCGCAGCGCCCGCCGAAGACGCCGCCGCAGTTGCTCAAAGAGGGAAAGGGGGGCGAAGTGCTGTTGGAGGTGGTGATCGATCGGAAGGGTTTTGTGCGTTTGCCCAAAGTGCTGGAGGCTACGGATCCTGCGTTGGGCGCGGCGGCGATTCACGCGGTCAGCAACTGGCGCTATGCCGCGCCGCTGCGCGACGGTGAAGCGGTCGATGTCGTGGCGAAGTTGCCGGTGGTGTTTCGGGTGGAGTGAGTCGCCGGCGGACGCGGCGGGCGAGGAGTTCGCTCAGGGCCCGCGGCAAAAGCGGGGGGCCAAAGCCGCGGCAACGTCGACCGGTGACGCCGTGAATACCCGCTAAACTACGCCGCGCGGAGCTTGCGTGCCCTCAAGGAACCCGCTCGGCTCAAGTCATGATCTTTCAGCGATTTGGGTCATGGTGTTCACCACATAAAATCGCGGGGTTCCTGGCCGGCACCGCTTTCTTCCTCCTCCTCTCCGGAGTCCCTGCAAGGGCTCAGGACCGCGATCCAGCGGAGCTGGACGTGCAGCCCAAGGTCACGCGCCAGCAGAAGCCCATCTATCCTTTTGCGATGCATCGCCTGGGAATCACGGGTCAGGTGATCGTTGCCTTTATTGTCCAGTCCGATGGACGCGTCGGCGCGGCCTATGCCGTCAAGGCCTCGCATCCGAGCTTCCGGCAGGCCGCGATCGACGCTGTCGAGCGGTGGCGCTTCGAACCCGGCCGGAAGGACGGCCGCGCGGTGGACGTGCGCATGCAGGTCCCGATCATCTTTAATATTACCGGTGAACCCCAAAACCTCGGCTGGAAGGTGAAACGACCGCGCGAGTTCCCCGAGACGATCCCGCGCAAGTTTCGCTGGGACGATGCCCCCGTGCTGGTCGACTACAGCCCGCCGGTTTACCCCCGCCAAGCCCTGCTGGAAAAGCGCTACGGCAAAGTGACGGTGAGTTTCATGGTCTCGCCCACCGGGCAGGTCATCCAAACCCAAGCCGAGCCAGACGGCGATCCCGACTTCCAAGGCGCGGCCGTGGCCGCCGCGGAGACTTTCCGGTTCAAGCCGGCCAAACTGGACGACGGGACGCCTTGCGGGGCCATCCTCAAAATGGAGTTCGATTTTTATCTCTCCTCCGACCGGAGCGATGCGCCCTACACCGACGAGATGCGCCGGATCATCAAGGTGCTCAGCCGCAAGCCAGACTCTTTGCCGGGCCTGAAGGATCTCGACAAGATGCCGCGGCCGGTCGCGCAGCGTGCTCCCACGGTTCCCCCGGAGCTGCAGCGGAAAGGTCAACCGGCCAAGGCCATGGTGGAGTTCATCATCAGCCGCAGTGGCCTCGTGCTCCTGCCGCGCGTGGTGGAGACCACCGATGAAGCCTTCGGCTACGCCGCGGTCCATGCGGTGGCCGACTGGGGCTTTGTGCCGCCGGTGATCGACGGTAAACCGGTTGATGTGATCGCGCGGGTTCCCGTCGCCTACAACCCTGAGCCGAGCGGGGATTGATTCTCGAAGCCCAACCGGAAATCCCCTAGCGATCTCCCATGGCCGACGCCGAGACCTCCCCTACCCCGTCTGCGCCTGAACTCGGCCAGGTCGCGATCACGGTGGCCGATTTGGCGGCGGCGACGGCGTTTTATCGCGACGTGTTGGGACTGCGGTTCCTGTTCGCGGCGGGTCCGAACCTCGCCTTTTTGCAAG
This portion of the Actomonas aquatica genome encodes:
- a CDS encoding SulP family inorganic anion transporter, whose amino-acid sequence is MSDPTPSPDSSDAAASPQAKPTADIAPSPDPIRPHRRHWGRILRYWGRSTVRAVQIDWFPGRRLFRRPQRSTLIADAKAGFNVAILGFPQSIAFSLIAGVPALMGLVSCAVAAIVGPFFSGTRFICLGPTNATAILLLTGVASTGLPEETRALAVPLFVVLVGVFLVLGAIARASLLINYISRSVITGYITAAAALIFVNQIQNILGVRTAGASTFVGIIAATVRQLPQTHWPELAMAAGTLAINLGLMRWVRFLPNIAGTLLLTAVMGIGFRYVGWDIAYLQTFDLGNLRFFPGTFDYQLIGDLAAPALALAFVSILEGSSIGKTLASRAGHRFVVNQEMYAMGMANITSGLCGGMNASGSLTRSVLSDTSGARSPLANVYGGIIVAVMLFSIGPLIHFIPKAALAVLVMGIACSLINRRNLLLALRTTHSDTVVFIVTFSSALLLTIDAAIYLGAFTSIMLFLKKAGQPELSEYNFNQDGQLAELPTPDRRNVPGISILHAEGDLFFGSTEIFSQQIREVIRDPSLKVIILRLKNARNLDASAAIAIEELHDFLKKSKRQLIVSGAGREVTRVLRNSGFIARLGEENFFREVPTNPTLSTRDALKRATEVLGRRDAEIRIFVDQSRKKKESDD
- a CDS encoding TonB family protein, encoding MIFQRFGSWCSPHKIAGFLAGTAFFLLLSGVPARAQDRDPAELDVQPKVTRQQKPIYPFAMHRLGITGQVIVAFIVQSDGRVGAAYAVKASHPSFRQAAIDAVERWRFEPGRKDGRAVDVRMQVPIIFNITGEPQNLGWKVKRPREFPETIPRKFRWDDAPVLVDYSPPVYPRQALLEKRYGKVTVSFMVSPTGQVIQTQAEPDGDPDFQGAAVAAAETFRFKPAKLDDGTPCGAILKMEFDFYLSSDRSDAPYTDEMRRIIKVLSRKPDSLPGLKDLDKMPRPVAQRAPTVPPELQRKGQPAKAMVEFIISRSGLVLLPRVVETTDEAFGYAAVHAVADWGFVPPVIDGKPVDVIARVPVAYNPEPSGD
- a CDS encoding ribonuclease D, with protein sequence MKPTAPAYQLLDQPGQLAPLLDAIDRVDEVALDTEADNMNCYRTKICLLQFLVDGKVYLVDALAPLNFAPLYEKLATKHLIMHGSDYDLRLLHDLNRFECKSMFDTMLAAQLLNRQRVGLAALMEDYFGLIMSKESQKANWSKRPLTQKLLDYASLDVWHLPELRNLLTKELRKLDRVDWLEQQCRRQIEAAQTGFPSGDENAWRIGKSEKLRGRGLGVLHSVWHWREATAERLDTPPFKVCNNKLLLTMAQHAENGDSEATILASINLGRRHSRLIKSLTAAVHQGLETDPASLPRRQRNRDHRPLTPNELAFQDRLKAGRDQIATKLNLEPTLIANRSQLAQIARSPEQLDELLLPWQAGLIRDLPAFAQGANA
- a CDS encoding histone deacetylase family protein, with amino-acid sequence MLLLHTPHCTAYGNASRPEQPARLARTVPHLRAAHPDWIWQEPPLATATDAALCHTPAHLERLLVPEDFDADTPFFPDIATHAYRATGAAIAAAEAALAGRGPVIALNRPPGHHATADQPMGFCYLNQIAIAARHAQLHLGATRVAVWDFDAHHGNGTEALLADQPGFLFTSVHQSPCYPGTGLTSFSNCHNWPIPPLAPRAAHLDALRHSLDAVIAFDPDLVLVSAGFDAYQGDPITNMTLQTTDFATLGSWLRTSGLPAAAVLEGGYSADLPQLVDAFLSAWAGEDVRA
- a CDS encoding TonB family protein, whose protein sequence is MEKRLRWMTGLSVGVGLWCALGAQEEAGAVDGKWEVTKEEAAWKPDGLFDLGNLEQPPVPTFQARPVYPMELRVAGITGNAIVGFIVDSHGKVRSAYAIRATHPEFGEAGVAAVSQWKFEPGRVGGRVVNTRMQVPLYFNIVPDAPAPAAKAPGMEEEEWKPDGLFDLSDLEQQPVPTSQASPVYPLELREAGIMGNAIVGFIVDKQGKVRSPYAVRATHPEFGEAAVVAVAQWKFEPGQKDGQVVNTRMQVPVIFNLLPDDPGAAARAEARKKLAIALPKVKDSVDAVGASHVPPPELQVKQAPWDVAPQPLKQRKPEYPYAMRRIGDDGTVVLRLLVRKTGVVDQVHVLRSTNPGLDEAAVDAALDWVFSPAIKNGLPIDAELQVPIMFRIDGKKARDRWTISKNLGPWPESVPEVFRWDTAPELVSYAAPVYPRAALMDGRKGKVRVKFAIDEQGRVLTALPAEDGDPDLMQAAIAAVETFRFKPARREWKPCGAILNMEFNFTTNSRSDAPVSRDTIRVLKQLKRGKDRFADLTELDGLPEPLSQRPPKTPPQLLKEGKGGEVLLEVVIDRKGFVRLPKVLEATDPALGAAAIHAVSNWRYAAPLRDGEAVDVVAKLPVVFRVE
- the queC gene encoding 7-cyano-7-deazaguanine synthase QueC; amino-acid sequence: MKVVVLCSGGMDSVAALYWAREQHEVVAVLSFDYGAKHNAREIPFAAGHAAALGVRHEVVELPFVDRLFDSALLKSGGEIPDGHYEDANMKQTVVPFRNAIMLSIAAGVAESAGATGVVIAAHGGDHAIYPDCREPFMQAMGDAMRLGTYVEVALLRPFIAMDKGRIAAEGARLGVDFGRTWSCYKGGAQHCGTCGTCVERREAFAVAGLIDPTAYKA